From Linepithema humile isolate Giens D197 chromosome 8, Lhum_UNIL_v1.0, whole genome shotgun sequence, one genomic window encodes:
- the LOC137001506 gene encoding uncharacterized protein, which translates to MEEIISPATITKSVSKLCSKQNLTDYSIAHDNTKALHSSITKGQSCTNKNTARSKSSHKILHENNNFIATGFKQKTKETLSTKNNHAHLQPKTNQDDILKKKMEKLQKTNEDLETKYLKLKNQMKDKERIINDLMNFNMELQSKVIDEYPKLYQINEEIQIKVLSNFNELMRKYIQIEGCYK; encoded by the exons ATGGAA gaaATAATATCACCAGCTACGATTACCAAGAGTGTTTCTAAATTGTGTTCTAAACAAAACTTAACAGATTACTCAATTGCTCATGATAATACAAAAGCATTACATTCATCTATAACTAAGGGTCAAAgctgtacaaataaaaatacagctAGAAGTAAATCTTCGCATAAAATTctacatgaaaataataattttattgctactGGATTTAAACAGAAAACTAAAGAAACATTGTCGACAAAG AACAATCATGCTCACTTACAACCTAAAACTAATCAAGACGATATCTTGAAGAAAaag ATGGAGAAACTGCAGAAAACAAACGAAGatttagaaacaaaatatttgaaattaaagaatcaaatgaaagataaagaaaggatcattaatgatttaatgaattttaatatggAGCTTCAAAGTAAAGTGATAGATGAATATCCCAAACTTTATCAGATTAATGAGGAAATTCAGATCAAGGTCTTAAGTAATTTCAATGAACTCATGCGTAAGTACATCCAAATAGAAGGATGTTACAAGTAA